A stretch of DNA from Thermodesulfobacteriota bacterium:
TATTTGAAAAACTTAGCAATGGTTTGTTTTTAGGGAATAATGGTTCTTGATAACCCTCTACATATTCATCTTCAAAATGTCCTGTGAAAAGAAATACTCTTGCAAATAAAGTATTTGATTCTAACCACGAAACCACAAATGCCATTCTGTAGCCCAGAAAACAAAGAAAAAATCCTACTATAATTGATATTAGTGTTGCCGTATATATATAAATTATTGACATAGTTTAAGTGCTGATGTAGCTGTTTATAATTAATATATACAATATCTAAGTTCTTAATAGTCCTCTATATCTTAGCGAATAGTGGTTTATCAGGAGAATTAATGAATAAGAATAATTATGAAAGGATTTGTTTTTATTCAGCTCATTTTTAATCTTGAAACTTGATCTTTCATGCGTTCAAGATCAATTCTCTCAAGCAGTAGGAGTAAAAATAAAACTGAGCAAGCAGCTAAGTTAACTAACATCGCATCCATCATTTTTGGAGCAATACCACCACCGCCAGGGCCGAATACCACTGGTGATATTCCTCTCATGACTCTTACAGACAAATAGACCAAAGGAAGGTCAATAAAAGCTATTATCGCAAAGACAGCTGCATATTTGGCTTTTTTAGTATCATTGCCTGCTGATGACCTAAGCACAAGATAAACTATGTATAGAATCCAAAGTATAAATGTGGTCGTAAGCTGGGGATCCCAGGTCCACCATGTACCCCAAATCGGCTTTGCCCAAACACTTCCGGTTAAAATTGTTAGGGTTAGAAATAATACACCCAGTTCAGCAGAACAAAATGCTAAGATGTCCCACTTCCTGCTCCCTTTCCACAAATACATGATACTGGCTATAAAAACTATAATAAACGCTACAGTTGCAACCCAAACTGTTCCCATATGGAAATAGAATATTCTTTGAATATGTCCCATTTTAGGCTCCGTGGGAGCATAAATGAAAGCCATATATACGGAAGCTATTATTCCGATAAAAGAGAGGATTAGTAAAATGCGTCTAAACATATATTTAGGATACCTATCAAACTTATGATTCACTTATGACGTATTCAAATGTAACTGCACATGCTGTGACAAAGATTATATCGAACGCAATCAGAAGTTTCAAAGATGATGCGGCATTAGCTATTGAGCCGCCCTCTAAAACTTCGCCGCTTAAGCTAACGCAGGCCACTACCACCGGGATTATTATGGGAAACAGTAATATCGGCAATAAAACCTCTCTCAGCCTAGTATTTATCGCAATTGCAGAGAAAAGCGTACCCACTGAGACAAACCCTATAGTACCTAAAAGTACTATGGGTACTAGGGGCAATAGTGTAGATGAAAAATTGTAATTAAAAAAAAGTATGAACATGAGAACGGTTACAAGCCCCACAATGAAGACAAATATTGTATTGCTTATCATTTTTCCCGCATAAATTAAACTTCTATCTGTTGGAGTAAGCAGAACGCCTAGAATTGCATTTCCTTCTTTTTCAAGGGCAAAAGATCGGCTTAATCCCAAAATCCCTGCAAATATGAATGATATCCAGAGCATAGCAGGTGCTGCGAGATTTAGAATTTCAACAGAAAAACCAAAGGAAAAGTTGAATATGACAATAATCAACAAAGCAAATAATAGCATTGAGGAAAAGAGTTCTTTTGTTCTAAGCTCTGTAATTATATCTTTTTTAATAATCGCGAATATTTTGTTCATTTTATCTATACAGTTGATATTTTTTTCAGATATTATAACAGATTTAGACCTAAAAGTTAGAGCAATACATTAATATTTACTTAAAATCATATTAATAGCAATGATATAAGCATATTACACATCAATTATAATATATTACTTTAAGACGAAAAATTATGGAAATAGGCGGCGAGCGTAGCGGTCTCACCGCCTATAGAGAAGGGAATACAAATAATAAAACAAGCTAAAATCTAGAATCAAGACTTAGCATTTCATTATAATAAGATGCAATTTCTAAGATTACGTTTCAGTAAAATTGTAAAATTATATGGGATTATATAAATATAGTGAATTTAAGCTGATTGTACGTGGGAAATATATAGTTCTTTAAAATCATTCTTCTCTAAATCTTTTGTAAATCCTTCGAAAACTATCTGTCCATTTACCAAAATCCCTACCCTATCACTAAGATCTAGACCTTCATCAATATTGTGAGTCGTCATAAGTATAGTACGTTGGTTATTTTTAAGCTCTGAGAGCATATCTCCGAATATTTGCGCGCCATTTAAGTCCAGACCAGTGTAAGGCTCGTCAAGAAGCAGAATATGAGGATCATGCACTAATGCTCTAGCTACTGTTAAGCGCTGCTTCATACCCCTTGAAAATGTCCTAACAAGGTCATGCATACGAGTCTTAAGACCAACTTTATCGATTACCGAACGCACCTTATTATCTATATTTGCAATACCATACAAATTAGCAAAAAAAGAGATGTTTTCATATGCAGTTAGATTTTCGTAAAGATAAGTATCATGAGAAATTACACCTACAGCAGCTCTAATATTTTTTACTTGACCCTTAGCATCAAACCCAAATACCTCTAGTGATCCTGAAGTAGGATCAGTAAGAGTGGACAGAAGTTTAATTAGGCTGGTTT
This window harbors:
- a CDS encoding cytochrome c biogenesis protein — encoded protein: MFRRILLILSFIGIIASVYMAFIYAPTEPKMGHIQRIFYFHMGTVWVATVAFIIVFIASIMYLWKGSRKWDILAFCSAELGVLFLTLTILTGSVWAKPIWGTWWTWDPQLTTTFILWILYIVYLVLRSSAGNDTKKAKYAAVFAIIAFIDLPLVYLSVRVMRGISPVVFGPGGGGIAPKMMDAMLVNLAACSVLFLLLLLERIDLERMKDQVSRLKMS
- a CDS encoding ABC transporter ATP-binding protein, translated to MDNYFDIAAINLKKTYGTFEALKGVTLKVKKGEFYTLFGPNGAGKTSLIKLLSTLTDPTSGSLEVFGFDAKGQVKNIRAAVGVISHDTYLYENLTAYENISFFANLYGIANIDNKVRSVIDKVGLKTRMHDLVRTFSRGMKQRLTVARALVHDPHILLLDEPYTGLDLNGAQIFGDMLSELKNNQRTILMTTHNIDEGLDLSDRVGILVNGQIVFEGFTKDLEKNDFKELYISHVQSA
- a CDS encoding heme exporter protein CcmB → MNKIFAIIKKDIITELRTKELFSSMLLFALLIIVIFNFSFGFSVEILNLAAPAMLWISFIFAGILGLSRSFALEKEGNAILGVLLTPTDRSLIYAGKMISNTIFVFIVGLVTVLMFILFFNYNFSSTLLPLVPIVLLGTIGFVSVGTLFSAIAINTRLREVLLPILLFPIIIPVVVACVSLSGEVLEGGSIANAASSLKLLIAFDIIFVTACAVTFEYVISES